A genome region from Manihot esculenta cultivar AM560-2 chromosome 5, M.esculenta_v8, whole genome shotgun sequence includes the following:
- the LOC110615328 gene encoding protein HUA2-LIKE 2 isoform X7 — MGPNRRRGAGKAAAAAAARRQWKVGDLVLAKVKGFPAWPATVSEPEKWGYPADWKKVLVYFFGTQQIAFCNPADVEAFTEEKKQSLLVKRQGKGADFVRAVQEIIDSYEKSKKPDQFDDLNSGNEVTLVNGGNSMESSANFELKDQTETSEVTVTVRRDTSLASSVAPDVAKVGSLHDEEASLQQPDDNLAATAKPVITTYTSRKRSGGLRSRKRATQKKDSSVERSIRLVSSRFQNFIMPSNDCKQSAVDASTEVILNRSLRRNKRFRKSPCASELDDVDSSAFVSNGSVEDDGSEIVTVDSDSLSLNEGSTVDSACKPEHSETDVDGLEADIELSKGLDFQIKAVFIKKKRKPNRKRVTNEANERPARLETEADLDAGVPGSSQNSQWACENLSERHNKDDGDEHLPLVKRARVRMGKLSSLEDHSVFSHGEEKTSDEFAVNFAEAHNGLCQVEERTSGEVAVTTLEHIGPPCKFQDDCSADKGSFSVKEALDHASPQKGCAQTLGNRPLLSIAKEHQSLGCSADGEAALPPSKRLHRALEAMSANAAEEGQACADISTLKTSINDSLCKSINRKRSNCAREQSIESPGCRASALCSSSNRVLEEAIKAPLKADICNQPTESSDSQEHYEGVLTEALDHDLGRSCVEGDTISITIQQNAKDSMPNFDRREGTLQSNHGSFDQLFLLKDEIGSENIESRDVGDENHNKDVLEHSQMSPSLITQVDETAKGSSENGSNVFPYSAEDTGCENTESLRSLADGDNQVNGVFYLRCEEAKVEYEKKQEKTNYASISNDHLNERASHSSPMPADGVELLAQTSPPTTSTCHVSTSESANFIQNSQCSSPNRCHQKTVCTSINEEKMESVAVLQHTKSVGKWSNYAEAQAVLSSFERMLGSLTRTKESIGRATRIAIDCAKFGLSTKVVEILTHNLENESSLHRRVDLFFLVDSITQCSRALKGDVGGIYPSAIQSVLTRLLSAAAPPGSFALENRRQCLKVLRLWLERKILPESVIRHHMRELDALGGSSSAGAYSRRSARTERALDDPVRDMEGMLVDEYGSNSSFQLPGFCMPRMLKDEDEGSDSDGESFEAVTPEHNYETPEELETTPAAEKHTHILEDVDGELEMEDVAPSCEVETSSTGGTAVVNSSGHLQNQLEQHFPLPFAPPLPQDVPPSSPPLPTSPPPPPPPPPPLAAPQSCGMPDPYVDSKFYANSHNMHDDARESVDQQPEAPRMNPSISNGVHYHGPECRDQMQMQQFDSNSFNSYSVPPVHTDGPNFHHKAYPPRPPHPPTSNHFSYVQAGQHVKSRRETPPPYHHRFHSSHSADGGNFYNNHDRMRPVPYEMNDGWRYPAPPFPGPRHPDKSRASHPPGPYGGPPREPNRIPHQEWSFPPRGTHHRNFMPFRPPPERAIPVSNRVRSGMGASPSVPEKSIHQFCVKDARGQDVDLSIYKGKVLLVVNVASKCGFTDSNYTQLTDLYNKYKDQGFEVLAFPCNQFLKQEPGTSKDAQEFACTRYKAEYPIFHKVRVNGPTTAPVYRFLKASRSGVFGSSIKWNFTKFLVNKEGHVINRYNTTTNPLSLEADIQKALEAK, encoded by the exons ATGGGGCCGAATCGCAGAAGGGGCGCCGGTAAAGCTGCTGCCGCTGCGGCTGCCCGTCGCCAATGGAAGGTGGGTGATCTTGTCCTCGCGAAAGTGAAAGGATTTCCAGCTTGGCCAGCCACG GTAAGTGAGCCGGAGAAGTGGGGATATCCAGCTGATTGGAAGAAAGTACTTGTCTACTTCTTTGGCACGCAGCAAAT AGCTTTCTGCAACCCTGCTGATGTTGAAGCATTTACTGAAGAGAAGAAGCAATCTCTTTTGGTTAAACGTCAAGGAAAGGGTGCAGATTTTGTTCGTGCAGTGCAGGAGATTATCGACAGTTATGAAAAGTCTAAGAAACCAGACCAATTTGATGATCTCAATTCTGGTAATGAAGTTACACTTGTAAATGGTGGGAATTCAATGGAGTCATCAGCAAACTTTGAATTGAAGGATCAGACTGAAACTTCCGAAGTAACTGTTACAGTGAGACGTGACACTAGCCTTGCAAGCAGTGTTGCTCCGGATGTGGCAAAAGTTGGTTCTTTGCATGATGAAGAGGCCTCATTGCAGCAGCCTGATGATAATTTGGCGGCCACAGCAAAACCTGTTATAACTACTTACACTTCAAGGAAAAGATCTGGAGGCTTACGGTCTAGAAAACGTGCCACACAGAAAAAGGATTCATCAGTTGAAAGGTCTATAAGGTTGGTATCCTCTAGATTCCAGAACTTCATAATGCCATCGAATGATTGTAAACAGAGTGCAGTTGATGCATCAACTGAAGTAATCCTAAACAGGTCCCTGCGAAGGAACAAGCGATTTAGAAAATCACCATGTGCCTCTGAATTGGATGATGTGGATTCATCTGCTTTTGTTTCAAATGGAAGTGTTGAAGATGATGGCTCTGAAATTGTAACAGTTGATTCTGATTCTCTGAGTCTGAATGAAGGCAGCACTGTAGACAGTGCTTGTAAACCTGAGCACTCCGAAACTGATGTTGATGGTTTGGAAGCAGATATTGAGTTGAGCAAAGGGCTTGATTTTCAAATAAAGGCTGTTTTTATCAAGAAGAAACGGAAACCAAACAGAAAGCGGGTGACTAATGAAGCAAATGAGCGACCTGCCAGGTTGGAAACAGAGGCAGATTTGGATGCTGGAGTGCCTGGTAGCAGCCAAAATTCACAGTGGGCTTGCGAAAACTTGAGTGAGAGGCATAACAAAGATGATGGAGATGAGCACTTGCCACTAGTGAAACGAGCTAGAGTTAGAATGGGCAAATTATCATCACTGGAAGATCACAGTGTTTTTTCTCATGGGGAAGAAAAGACATCCGATGAATTTGCAGTCAATTTTGCTGAGGCACACAATGGCTTATGTCAAGTTGAAGAAAGAACCTCTGGGGAAGTTGCAGTCACTACGTTGGAGCATATTGGCCCTCCTTGTAAGTTCCAAGATGATTGTTCAGCTGATAAAGGTTCATTTTCAGTAAAGGAAGCTTTAGATCATGCATCACCTCAGAAGGGCTGTGCTCAAACTCTAGGGAACAGGCCTCTGCTTTCAATTGCTAAGGAGCATCAATCTCTTGGCTGTTCAGCAGATGGTGAAGCTGCTTTACCTCCATCCAAACGTCTTCATCGTGCTCTAGAAGCCATGTCTGCAAATGCTGCTGAAGAAGGTCAGGCATGTGCTGATATATCAACCCTGAAAACATCAATAAATGACTCCTTGTGCAAGTCTATTAACAGAAAACGGAGTAATTGTGCTAGAGAGCAAAGCATAGAGTCTCCTGGCTGTAGGGCCTCTGCACTATGCTCCAGCTCAAACAGAGTCTTAGAGGAAGCTATAAAAGCACCATTAAAAGCGGACATCTGCAATCAACCAACTGAAAGTTCTGATAGCCAAGAGCATTATGAAGGTGTCTTGACAGAGGCCTTGGATCATGACCTTGGCAGATCATGTGTTGAGGGTGACACTATTTCTATCACCATTCAACAAAATGCAAAAGACTCCATGCCAAATTTTGACAGAAGAGAAGGCACTCTGCAATCCAATCATGGTTCATTTGATCAGTTGTTCCTTCTCAAGGATGAAATAGGTTCTGAAAACATCGAGTCAAGGGATGTTGGAGATGAAAATCACAATAAAGATGTTTTGGAGCATTCTCAAATGAGTCCAAGTCTCATCACACAGGTTGATGAAACTGCTAAAGGTTCTTCTGAGAACGGTTCTAATGTGTTTCCATACAGTGCTGAGGATACTGGCTGTGAGAATACCGAGTCATTGAGATCTCTAGCTGATGGCGACAACCAAGTCAATGGCGT TTTCTATCTTAGGTGTGAGGAGGCAAAAGTCGAATATGagaaaaaacaagagaaaactaATTATGCTTCTATTTCTAATGATCATTTGAATGAAAGGGCGTCGCACTCAAGTCCAATGCCAGCTGATGGAGTAGAATTGCTTGCTCAAACATCGCCACCCACAACCTCAACATGCCATGTATCTACTTCAGAAAGTgctaattttattcaaaatagtCAATGCTCCAGCCCTAATCGTTGTCACCAGAAAACTGTGTGCACATCGATTAACGAAGAAAAAATGGAATCAGTGGCAGTGCTGCAACACACAAAATCCGTTGGCAAATGGAGTAATTATGCAGAAGCACAGGCTGTTCTATCATCCTTCGAAAGAATGCTTGGTTCATTAACAAGGACGAAAGAGAGCATTGGTCGAGCAACTCGCATAGCCATTGACTGTGCAAAGTTTGGCCTTTCTACTAAG GTAGTGGAGATTTTAACCCACAACTTGGAAAATGAGTCAAGTTTACATAGGAGGGTGGATTTATTCTTCCTTGTGGATTCTATCACTCAATGCTCTCGAGCTTTGAAAG GTGATGTTGGTGGCATATACCCTTCAGCTATTCAATCAGTTTTAACACGCTTACTTTCAGCGGCTGCTCCTCCTGGAAGTTTCGCACTGGAAAATCGGAGGCAGTGTTTGAAG GTTTTAAGGCTTTGGCTGGAAAGAAAGATCCTTCCGGAGTCTGTTATTCGCCATCATATGCGGGAACTTGATGCATTAGGTGGTTCATCTTCTGCTGGTGCTTAttctcgtcgatcagctagaacAGAAAGGGCTTTAGATGATCCTGTTAGGGACATGGAGGGTATGCTTGTCGATGAATATGGaag CAATTCAAGTTTTCAGCTTCCAGGATTTTGTATGCCTCGCATGCTTAAGGATGAAGATGAAGGAAGTGATTCTGATGGAGAGAGTTTTGAGGCTGTCACTCCTGAACATAATTATGAAACCCCTGAAGAGCTTGAGACCACTCCAGCAGCAGAGAAGCACACACACATCTTGGAAGATGTTGATGGGGAGCTTGAAATGGAGGATGTGGCTCCCTCTTGTGAAGTTGAAACTAGTTCTACCGGTGGTACTGCTGTGGTCAATTCTTCAGGGCATTTGCAAAATCAATTAGAACAGCATTTTCCACTGCCTTTTGCCCCTCCTCTGCCTCAGGATGTGCCACCATCATCACCACCATTGCCAACATCACCCCCTCcgcctccacctccaccaccacctcttgCTGCCCCACAGTCATGTGGAATGCCTGATCCATATGTGGATTCAAAGTTTTATGCAAATTCACAT AATATGCATGATGATGCTAGAGAATCTGTGGATCAGCAGCCAGAAGCACCAAGAATGAATCCATCAATCTCCAATGGGGTGCATTACCATGGTCCTGAATGCAGGGATCAGATGCAGATGCAGCAGTTTGACTCGAACTCTTTCAACAGTTACTCTGTACCTCCAGTGCACACAGATGGACCAAACTTCCACCACAAGGCTTATCCTCCAAGGCCTCCACACCCACCAACTTCAAATCACTTCTCTTATGTTCAGGCTGGCCAGCATGTGAAGTCTCGGAGAGAGACCCCACCTCCTTACCACCACAGATTCCACTCATCACATAGTGCAGATGGTGGAAACTTCTATAATAACCACGACAGAATGAGACCAGTCCCATATGAAATGAATGACGGCTGGAGATACCCTGCACCTCCTTTTCCtg GTCCACGGCATCCTGATAAAAGTAGAGCATCTCACCCACCTGGTCCTTATGGTGGCCCCCCTAGAGAACCGAATAGAATTCCTCATCAGGAATGGTCATTTCCTCCCCGGGGGACACATCATAGGAACTTCATGCCTTTTAGACCTCCACCTGAAAGGGCAATTCCAGTGTCAAATAGAG TTCGATCGGGAATGGGAGCTTCTCCATCTGTCCCAGAGAAATCAATCCATCAATTCTGTGTCAAG GACGCACGGGGTCAGGATGTCGACCTTAGCATCTACAAAGGCAAGGTTCTTCTCGTGGTTAATGTCGCCTCCAAATG TGGATTTACAGATTCGAATTACACCCAGTTGACTGATCTTTATAACAAGTATAAGGACCAAG GTTTTGAAGTCCTGGCGTTTCCATGTAATCAATTTCTGAAACAAGAGCCAGGGACAAGTAAGGATGCACAAGAGTTTGCTTGTACCAGATATAAGGCAGAATATCCAATTTTTCATAAG GTTCGCGTCAATGGGCCGACTACAGCTCCTGTCTACAGATTCCTCAAGGCGAGTAGATCTGGAGTTTTTGGGTCTAGCATAAAATGGAATTTTACCAAGTTCTTAGTCAATAAGGAAGGGCATGTCATCAATCGCTACAACACAACCACCAATCCTTTGTCCCTTGAG GCTGATATCCAGAAAGCATTGGAAGCAAAGTGA
- the LOC110615328 gene encoding protein HUA2-LIKE 2 isoform X5 — protein MGPNRRRGAGKAAAAAAARRQWKVGDLVLAKVKGFPAWPATVSEPEKWGYPADWKKVLVYFFGTQQIAFCNPADVEAFTEEKKQSLLVKRQGKGADFVRAVQEIIDSYEKSKKPDQFDDLNSGNEVTLVNGGNSMESSANFELKDQTETSEVTVTVRRDTSLASSVAPDVAKVGSLHDEEASLQQPDDNLAATAKPVITTYTSRKRSGGLRSRKRATQKKDSSVERSIRSLRRNKRFRKSPCASELDDVDSSAFVSNGSVEDDGSEIVTVDSDSLSLNEGSTVDSACKPEHSETDVDGLEADIELSKGLDFQIKAVFIKKKRKPNRKRVTNEANERPARLETEADLDAGVPGSSQNSQWACENLSERHNKDDGDEHLPLVKRARVRMGKLSSLEDHSVFSHGEEKTSDEFAVNFAEAHNGLCQVEERTSGEVAVTTLEHIGPPCKFQDDCSADKGSFSVKEALDHASPQKGCAQTLGNRPLLSIAKEHQSLGCSADGEAALPPSKRLHRALEAMSANAAEEGQACADISTLKTSINDSLCKSINRKRSNCAREQSIESPGCRASALCSSSNRVLEEAIKAPLKADICNQPTESSDSQEHYEGVLTEALDHDLGRSCVEGDTISITIQQNAKDSMPNFDRREGTLQSNHGSFDQLFLLKDEIGSENIESRDVGDENHNKDVLEHSQMSPSLITQVDETAKGSSENGSNVFPYSAEDTGCENTESLRSLADGDNQVNGVFYLRCEEAKVEYEKKQEKTNYASISNDHLNERASHSSPMPADGVELLAQTSPPTTSTCHVSTSESANFIQNSQCSSPNRCHQKTVCTSINEEKMESVAVLQHTKSVGKWSNYAEAQAVLSSFERMLGSLTRTKESIGRATRIAIDCAKFGLSTKVVEILTHNLENESSLHRRVDLFFLVDSITQCSRALKGDVGGIYPSAIQSVLTRLLSAAAPPGSFALENRRQCLKVLRLWLERKILPESVIRHHMRELDALGGSSSAGAYSRRSARTERALDDPVRDMEGMLVDEYGSNSSFQLPGFCMPRMLKDEDEGSDSDGESFEAVTPEHNYETPEELETTPAAEKHTHILEDVDGELEMEDVAPSCEVETSSTGGTAVVNSSGHLQNQLEQHFPLPFAPPLPQDVPPSSPPLPTSPPPPPPPPPPLAAPQSCGMPDPYVDSKFYANSHNMHDDARESVDQQPEAPRMNPSISNGVHYHGPECRDQMQMQQFDSNSFNSYSVPPVHTDGPNFHHKAYPPRPPHPPTSNHFSYVQAGQHVKSRRETPPPYHHRFHSSHSADGGNFYNNHDRMRPVPYEMNDGWRYPAPPFPGPRHPDKSRASHPPGPYGGPPREPNRIPHQEWSFPPRGTHHRNFMPFRPPPERAIPVSNRESIFLPGFSAC, from the exons ATGGGGCCGAATCGCAGAAGGGGCGCCGGTAAAGCTGCTGCCGCTGCGGCTGCCCGTCGCCAATGGAAGGTGGGTGATCTTGTCCTCGCGAAAGTGAAAGGATTTCCAGCTTGGCCAGCCACG GTAAGTGAGCCGGAGAAGTGGGGATATCCAGCTGATTGGAAGAAAGTACTTGTCTACTTCTTTGGCACGCAGCAAAT AGCTTTCTGCAACCCTGCTGATGTTGAAGCATTTACTGAAGAGAAGAAGCAATCTCTTTTGGTTAAACGTCAAGGAAAGGGTGCAGATTTTGTTCGTGCAGTGCAGGAGATTATCGACAGTTATGAAAAGTCTAAGAAACCAGACCAATTTGATGATCTCAATTCTGGTAATGAAGTTACACTTGTAAATGGTGGGAATTCAATGGAGTCATCAGCAAACTTTGAATTGAAGGATCAGACTGAAACTTCCGAAGTAACTGTTACAGTGAGACGTGACACTAGCCTTGCAAGCAGTGTTGCTCCGGATGTGGCAAAAGTTGGTTCTTTGCATGATGAAGAGGCCTCATTGCAGCAGCCTGATGATAATTTGGCGGCCACAGCAAAACCTGTTATAACTACTTACACTTCAAGGAAAAGATCTGGAGGCTTACGGTCTAGAAAACGTGCCACACAGAAAAAGGATTCATCAGTTGAAAGGTCTATAAG GTCCCTGCGAAGGAACAAGCGATTTAGAAAATCACCATGTGCCTCTGAATTGGATGATGTGGATTCATCTGCTTTTGTTTCAAATGGAAGTGTTGAAGATGATGGCTCTGAAATTGTAACAGTTGATTCTGATTCTCTGAGTCTGAATGAAGGCAGCACTGTAGACAGTGCTTGTAAACCTGAGCACTCCGAAACTGATGTTGATGGTTTGGAAGCAGATATTGAGTTGAGCAAAGGGCTTGATTTTCAAATAAAGGCTGTTTTTATCAAGAAGAAACGGAAACCAAACAGAAAGCGGGTGACTAATGAAGCAAATGAGCGACCTGCCAGGTTGGAAACAGAGGCAGATTTGGATGCTGGAGTGCCTGGTAGCAGCCAAAATTCACAGTGGGCTTGCGAAAACTTGAGTGAGAGGCATAACAAAGATGATGGAGATGAGCACTTGCCACTAGTGAAACGAGCTAGAGTTAGAATGGGCAAATTATCATCACTGGAAGATCACAGTGTTTTTTCTCATGGGGAAGAAAAGACATCCGATGAATTTGCAGTCAATTTTGCTGAGGCACACAATGGCTTATGTCAAGTTGAAGAAAGAACCTCTGGGGAAGTTGCAGTCACTACGTTGGAGCATATTGGCCCTCCTTGTAAGTTCCAAGATGATTGTTCAGCTGATAAAGGTTCATTTTCAGTAAAGGAAGCTTTAGATCATGCATCACCTCAGAAGGGCTGTGCTCAAACTCTAGGGAACAGGCCTCTGCTTTCAATTGCTAAGGAGCATCAATCTCTTGGCTGTTCAGCAGATGGTGAAGCTGCTTTACCTCCATCCAAACGTCTTCATCGTGCTCTAGAAGCCATGTCTGCAAATGCTGCTGAAGAAGGTCAGGCATGTGCTGATATATCAACCCTGAAAACATCAATAAATGACTCCTTGTGCAAGTCTATTAACAGAAAACGGAGTAATTGTGCTAGAGAGCAAAGCATAGAGTCTCCTGGCTGTAGGGCCTCTGCACTATGCTCCAGCTCAAACAGAGTCTTAGAGGAAGCTATAAAAGCACCATTAAAAGCGGACATCTGCAATCAACCAACTGAAAGTTCTGATAGCCAAGAGCATTATGAAGGTGTCTTGACAGAGGCCTTGGATCATGACCTTGGCAGATCATGTGTTGAGGGTGACACTATTTCTATCACCATTCAACAAAATGCAAAAGACTCCATGCCAAATTTTGACAGAAGAGAAGGCACTCTGCAATCCAATCATGGTTCATTTGATCAGTTGTTCCTTCTCAAGGATGAAATAGGTTCTGAAAACATCGAGTCAAGGGATGTTGGAGATGAAAATCACAATAAAGATGTTTTGGAGCATTCTCAAATGAGTCCAAGTCTCATCACACAGGTTGATGAAACTGCTAAAGGTTCTTCTGAGAACGGTTCTAATGTGTTTCCATACAGTGCTGAGGATACTGGCTGTGAGAATACCGAGTCATTGAGATCTCTAGCTGATGGCGACAACCAAGTCAATGGCGT TTTCTATCTTAGGTGTGAGGAGGCAAAAGTCGAATATGagaaaaaacaagagaaaactaATTATGCTTCTATTTCTAATGATCATTTGAATGAAAGGGCGTCGCACTCAAGTCCAATGCCAGCTGATGGAGTAGAATTGCTTGCTCAAACATCGCCACCCACAACCTCAACATGCCATGTATCTACTTCAGAAAGTgctaattttattcaaaatagtCAATGCTCCAGCCCTAATCGTTGTCACCAGAAAACTGTGTGCACATCGATTAACGAAGAAAAAATGGAATCAGTGGCAGTGCTGCAACACACAAAATCCGTTGGCAAATGGAGTAATTATGCAGAAGCACAGGCTGTTCTATCATCCTTCGAAAGAATGCTTGGTTCATTAACAAGGACGAAAGAGAGCATTGGTCGAGCAACTCGCATAGCCATTGACTGTGCAAAGTTTGGCCTTTCTACTAAG GTAGTGGAGATTTTAACCCACAACTTGGAAAATGAGTCAAGTTTACATAGGAGGGTGGATTTATTCTTCCTTGTGGATTCTATCACTCAATGCTCTCGAGCTTTGAAAG GTGATGTTGGTGGCATATACCCTTCAGCTATTCAATCAGTTTTAACACGCTTACTTTCAGCGGCTGCTCCTCCTGGAAGTTTCGCACTGGAAAATCGGAGGCAGTGTTTGAAG GTTTTAAGGCTTTGGCTGGAAAGAAAGATCCTTCCGGAGTCTGTTATTCGCCATCATATGCGGGAACTTGATGCATTAGGTGGTTCATCTTCTGCTGGTGCTTAttctcgtcgatcagctagaacAGAAAGGGCTTTAGATGATCCTGTTAGGGACATGGAGGGTATGCTTGTCGATGAATATGGaag CAATTCAAGTTTTCAGCTTCCAGGATTTTGTATGCCTCGCATGCTTAAGGATGAAGATGAAGGAAGTGATTCTGATGGAGAGAGTTTTGAGGCTGTCACTCCTGAACATAATTATGAAACCCCTGAAGAGCTTGAGACCACTCCAGCAGCAGAGAAGCACACACACATCTTGGAAGATGTTGATGGGGAGCTTGAAATGGAGGATGTGGCTCCCTCTTGTGAAGTTGAAACTAGTTCTACCGGTGGTACTGCTGTGGTCAATTCTTCAGGGCATTTGCAAAATCAATTAGAACAGCATTTTCCACTGCCTTTTGCCCCTCCTCTGCCTCAGGATGTGCCACCATCATCACCACCATTGCCAACATCACCCCCTCcgcctccacctccaccaccacctcttgCTGCCCCACAGTCATGTGGAATGCCTGATCCATATGTGGATTCAAAGTTTTATGCAAATTCACAT AATATGCATGATGATGCTAGAGAATCTGTGGATCAGCAGCCAGAAGCACCAAGAATGAATCCATCAATCTCCAATGGGGTGCATTACCATGGTCCTGAATGCAGGGATCAGATGCAGATGCAGCAGTTTGACTCGAACTCTTTCAACAGTTACTCTGTACCTCCAGTGCACACAGATGGACCAAACTTCCACCACAAGGCTTATCCTCCAAGGCCTCCACACCCACCAACTTCAAATCACTTCTCTTATGTTCAGGCTGGCCAGCATGTGAAGTCTCGGAGAGAGACCCCACCTCCTTACCACCACAGATTCCACTCATCACATAGTGCAGATGGTGGAAACTTCTATAATAACCACGACAGAATGAGACCAGTCCCATATGAAATGAATGACGGCTGGAGATACCCTGCACCTCCTTTTCCtg GTCCACGGCATCCTGATAAAAGTAGAGCATCTCACCCACCTGGTCCTTATGGTGGCCCCCCTAGAGAACCGAATAGAATTCCTCATCAGGAATGGTCATTTCCTCCCCGGGGGACACATCATAGGAACTTCATGCCTTTTAGACCTCCACCTGAAAGGGCAATTCCAGTGTCAAATAGAG AATCCATTTTTTTGCCTGGCTTCTCGGCTTGTTAA